Proteins from one Bacteroidota bacterium genomic window:
- a CDS encoding TolC family protein: protein MKYLRIFFLSAVLLVTSIAVSQDTLLVDLQESLIMAESNNRLIRIFEYKIDHARKKLSEMKSHFYPRVIFEGTFAYNSDPNIYVKKGEMNHVYDDLIDVGWIDELLKEYFPLPPKDITLLYGDNWFYKTNLGLYQPISQITTVNTGKKAAQADVRITETEKSNLVSEIRLGVIELYYGILLESKREEAASIELEYKKLQYQDARNAEKVGEILALDTEALNAELFEKEQELIQIRNRKESYMLTFRQLLGLDYNTVPIPATVAFLSKEMAPLDDYIHIASNGNYKLQISGLTLVKAGYGIDAAKKGYIPELIGFAQYNYNKGIPLMADDYLLAGLNLKWTLVAAGERAALRKQSNALYEEALEDLEYEKESVRNEVEKTYLDLIYAKKLLATAGKALEARQEEFRLAQNARKEGLILEYKLLEARADLAWAECDILGARLNYQILMARMDRLTGEDISHPE from the coding sequence ATGAAATACTTAAGAATCTTCTTTCTTTCTGCCGTATTGCTGGTAACAAGCATCGCTGTTTCCCAGGATACTCTCCTGGTTGATCTGCAGGAAAGCCTGATCATGGCTGAATCCAACAATCGTCTGATCAGGATATTCGAATATAAAATTGATCACGCCCGTAAAAAACTAAGTGAAATGAAAAGTCATTTCTACCCGAGGGTCATATTCGAAGGCACCTTTGCATATAACAGCGATCCGAACATCTATGTAAAAAAAGGGGAAATGAATCATGTTTATGACGATTTGATTGATGTTGGCTGGATTGACGAACTCCTGAAAGAATATTTTCCGCTACCTCCCAAAGATATCACACTACTTTACGGTGACAATTGGTTTTACAAGACCAATCTCGGTCTATATCAACCCATTAGCCAGATTACCACGGTCAATACGGGAAAAAAGGCCGCCCAGGCAGATGTAAGGATCACCGAAACGGAAAAAAGCAATCTGGTTTCCGAAATAAGGCTGGGGGTGATAGAATTATATTACGGTATCCTCCTGGAAAGTAAAAGAGAAGAAGCTGCAAGCATTGAGCTTGAGTACAAAAAACTCCAGTATCAGGATGCCCGAAATGCTGAGAAAGTAGGAGAAATTCTGGCATTGGATACTGAAGCCCTGAATGCCGAATTATTCGAAAAAGAGCAGGAACTGATTCAGATCCGTAACCGTAAGGAATCATACATGTTAACGTTCAGGCAACTGCTTGGACTTGATTACAATACAGTCCCAATACCTGCAACTGTAGCGTTTTTAAGTAAGGAAATGGCCCCACTCGACGATTATATTCATATTGCATCCAACGGCAATTATAAACTACAGATTTCCGGATTAACGCTAGTTAAAGCAGGATATGGTATCGATGCGGCGAAAAAAGGATACATACCCGAGCTTATCGGATTTGCACAATACAATTACAATAAAGGCATTCCTTTGATGGCAGATGATTACCTGCTTGCCGGACTGAACCTTAAATGGACATTGGTAGCCGCAGGAGAAAGGGCTGCTCTCAGAAAACAAAGCAATGCCTTGTATGAAGAAGCGCTGGAAGACCTTGAATATGAAAAGGAGTCGGTGAGAAACGAGGTTGAAAAAACCTACCTCGACCTTATCTATGCAAAAAAACTGCTGGCTACAGCAGGAAAAGCACTGGAAGCCAGACAGGAAGAATTCAGACTGGCGCAAAACGCCCGCAAGGAAGGACTTATCCTGGAATACAAATTATTGGAGGCCAGGGCTGATCTTGCATGGGCTGAATGTGATATACTCGGAGCACGATTAAACTACCAGATATTAATGGCAAGAATGGACAGGCTCACAGGTGAAGACATTTCCCATCCTGAGTAG
- a CDS encoding efflux RND transporter permease subunit — LVITGNVFSFTAFVGLIALVGIVIRNALIIVDHADHLVKGENISHHQAALESAKRRLRPIFLTTMAAAIGVVPMIVMKDPLWAPLASVFAFGIVISMILTLLVIPVLYSLIIKDKVILRNE; from the coding sequence CTGGTAATCACCGGAAATGTATTTAGCTTTACTGCATTTGTAGGATTAATAGCCCTTGTAGGGATAGTGATCAGAAATGCGCTGATCATTGTTGATCATGCCGATCACCTGGTTAAGGGAGAAAATATATCTCATCACCAGGCTGCGCTGGAATCAGCAAAACGAAGACTCAGACCGATATTTCTGACCACCATGGCAGCTGCAATAGGGGTTGTTCCCATGATTGTGATGAAAGACCCGCTCTGGGCACCGCTTGCCAGTGTTTTTGCGTTTGGGATCGTGATATCGATGATCCTTACTTTACTGGTTATTCCCGTGCTCTACAGCCTTATTATCAAAGATAAAGTAATACTCCGAAATGAATAA